In Antechinus flavipes isolate AdamAnt ecotype Samford, QLD, Australia chromosome 3, AdamAnt_v2, whole genome shotgun sequence, a genomic segment contains:
- the LOC127557467 gene encoding olfactory receptor 51G2-like translates to MADFNISSDLSTTFYFIGIPGYESLHHWISIPFCIFYLVGIVGNCTILHIVRTDPSLHEPMYYFLAMLSLTDMGMSLPTLVSLLRVLWSISREIEFNTCVIQMFFIHTFSSTESAVLLAMAFDRYVAICHPLRYFTILTPQRIAKIGMAAFLRSSLTMIPLMIRLAYFPFCRSHVLSHSYCLHQDMIRLACADIKFNVIYGLVFIIILWGFDSLGILVSYIFILRSVLSIASRKERLKALNTCASHISAVLILYVPMIGLSLVHRFAKHASPLVHIFMAHIYLLVPPVLNPIIYSVKTKQIRTGIIRLFFP, encoded by the coding sequence ATGGCAGACTTCAATATCAGTAGTGATCTTTCTACCACATTCTACTTCATTGGAATTCCTGGTTATGAGTCACTTCACCACTGGATCTCCATCCCTTTCTGCATCTTCTACCTGGTTGGGATAGTGGGCAACTGTACCATCCTTCATATAGTCAGAACAGACCCAAGTCTTCATGAACCCATGTACTATTTCTTGGCCATGTTGTCTCTCACTGACATGGGCATGTCCCTTCCCACTCTTGTATCACTCTTGAGAGTGCTGTggtccatctccagagagattGAATTCAACACTTGTGTGATACAGATGTTCTTCATCCATACTTTCTCCTCCACAGAATCAGCAGTGCTCCTGGCAATGGCCTTTGACCGCTATGTAGCCATCTGTCATCCTCTGAGGTATTTCACCATCCTTACCCCACAACGCATTGCCAAGATTGGAATGGCAGCTTTTCTCAGGAGTTCCCTAACCATGATTCCACTAATGATTCGTCTTGCTTACTTCCCTTTTTGCCGCTCCCATGTCCTTTCTCATTCCTACTGCCTACATCAGGACATGATTCGCTTGGCTTGTGCTGATATTAAATTTAATGTCATCTATGGATTGGTTTTTATCATCATTCTATGGGGATTTGATTCTCTGGGCATTCTGGTTTCTTATATCTTCATTCTCCGTTCTGTGCTAAGCATAGCATCACGGAAGGAAAGGCTCAAAGCTCTCAACACGTGTGCCTCCCACATCTCTGCTGTCCTCATCCTCTATGTGCCCATGATTGGCCTTTCTCTTGTCCACCGTTTTGCGAAGCATGCCTCTCCCCTTGTCCACATTTTCATGGCTCACATTTACTTGTTGGTACCTCCTGTGCTCAACCCCATAATCTACAGTGTGAAGACCAAGCAGATTCGCACAGGGATCATCCGCCTATTTTTCCCATGA